One Herbaspirillum rubrisubalbicans genomic window carries:
- a CDS encoding AMP-binding protein: MPAPIPVPRKPDYADVYAAFRIEALREQFQGDFETGINACVECCDRHIQADNIALDFVSIHGQHHPYSFAQIRSMASRVANLLKQQGIQPGQIVAGMLPRTPELLATVLGTLRAGAVYQPLFTAFGPKAIEHRLVLSGARLIVTNVANRAKLDEIAHCPQVCTVRESSDPLRAGDIDFRAAVDAQSDDFAPVMRSGSDLMFMMSTSGTTGAAKGVPVPLSALQAFAVYMRQAVGLLPQDKFWNMADPGWAYGLYYAIIGPLAIGQGITFNEAAFTVQGSYELIRRLGITSLAGAPTAYRMMMAAGEEAAASVKGQLRAVSSAGEPLNAEVVRWFASALDVPIHDHYGQTELGMVVNNHHALQHEVVPGSAGFAMPGYRVVVLDDNLQELGANQPGELAIDIARSPLFWFSGYWKQETPAIAGGYYATGDNVELEKNGSISFIGRSDDVITSAGYRIGPFDVESALLEHPAVADVAVIGLPDPERTEIVKAFVVLSDKFKASDELAEQLAQHVKRRLSAHAYPRAIEFVDALPKTPSGKLQRFVLRKMEADRRAEHP; encoded by the coding sequence ATGCCTGCCCCTATCCCCGTTCCGCGCAAGCCGGACTATGCCGACGTCTATGCAGCATTTCGTATCGAAGCGCTGCGAGAGCAATTCCAAGGAGACTTCGAGACTGGCATCAACGCCTGTGTCGAGTGCTGCGACCGGCATATCCAGGCAGATAATATCGCCCTGGATTTTGTCTCCATACATGGCCAGCATCACCCATACAGTTTTGCGCAGATCCGTTCGATGGCCTCGCGGGTAGCCAATCTGCTCAAGCAGCAAGGCATACAACCGGGCCAGATCGTGGCCGGAATGCTGCCGCGCACGCCGGAACTATTGGCCACGGTACTCGGTACGCTGCGCGCCGGTGCGGTCTACCAGCCGCTGTTTACGGCCTTCGGGCCCAAGGCGATCGAGCATCGGCTGGTACTGAGCGGGGCTCGTCTGATCGTCACCAATGTGGCCAACCGGGCCAAGCTCGATGAGATTGCCCATTGTCCGCAAGTCTGCACGGTCAGGGAGAGCAGCGACCCCTTGCGCGCTGGTGATATCGATTTTCGCGCGGCCGTGGACGCCCAGTCCGATGACTTCGCGCCGGTCATGCGAAGCGGTAGCGACCTGATGTTCATGATGTCCACCTCCGGCACCACAGGTGCGGCCAAGGGCGTGCCGGTGCCGCTGTCGGCCTTGCAGGCGTTCGCGGTCTACATGCGCCAGGCAGTAGGCTTGCTGCCGCAGGACAAATTCTGGAACATGGCCGATCCGGGCTGGGCCTATGGTCTCTATTACGCCATCATCGGCCCCTTGGCCATCGGGCAGGGCATTACCTTCAACGAAGCCGCATTCACCGTCCAGGGAAGCTACGAGCTCATCCGCCGCCTGGGCATCACCAGCCTGGCCGGTGCTCCCACCGCCTATCGCATGATGATGGCCGCCGGCGAAGAAGCGGCCGCCAGCGTCAAGGGCCAACTGCGCGCCGTCAGCAGTGCCGGCGAACCCTTGAATGCCGAGGTGGTGCGCTGGTTCGCCAGCGCCCTGGATGTCCCCATCCATGACCATTACGGACAGACCGAACTGGGCATGGTGGTCAACAACCACCATGCCTTGCAGCATGAGGTCGTGCCAGGGTCGGCCGGCTTTGCCATGCCAGGGTATCGGGTGGTGGTGCTGGACGATAATCTGCAGGAACTCGGTGCCAACCAGCCCGGCGAACTGGCCATCGACATTGCGCGCTCGCCGCTGTTCTGGTTTTCCGGTTACTGGAAGCAGGAGACGCCTGCCATTGCCGGCGGTTATTACGCCACCGGCGACAACGTCGAGCTGGAGAAAAACGGTAGCATCAGCTTCATCGGTCGCTCCGACGACGTCATTACCTCGGCTGGCTACCGGATCGGGCCCTTCGATGTCGAAAGCGCGCTGCTGGAGCATCCTGCGGTGGCCGATGTGGCCGTCATCGGCTTGCCCGACCCGGAGCGCACCGAGATCGTCAAGGCCTTCGTGGTGCTCTCGGACAAGTTCAAGGCCAGCGACGAATTGGCGGAACAATTGGCGCAACATGTCAAACGGCGTCTTTCCGCCCATGCCTATCCTCGCGCCATCGAGTTTGTCGATGCGCTGCCCAAGACGCCCAGCGGCAAGCTACAGCGTTTCGTGCTGCGCAAGATGGAAGCGGACCGGCGGGCTGAGCATCCCTGA
- a CDS encoding AraC family transcriptional regulator: protein MLKKASDTPSIPFAFVEDALGCLLRQGYETAPVLQQAGLVSNEDELGPVTAEQYGALWLAIARITDDEFFGLSARPMRQGSFTLLCHAVLHSQSLGQALRRALRFLRIVLDEPYGELHVEDGKAHIILIKNRSPYPAFAYRTFLLLLLGLACWLVGRRIPLQRIDFSCALPEGRPDYLEFFGVPVNFNKPRCCLSFDAVYLDLPVIRSDIALKPFLRDVPANLLVRYRHDTGWVTRLRDCLKQSSPTDWPDFDVIAERFEVSPATLRRRLRDEGQSYASLKDEIRSGLAQALLGKNELSVAQISTQLGFTEPSAFHRAFRKWTGKSPGAFRRDLLQIRVGDRVGA from the coding sequence ATGTTGAAAAAGGCCAGCGACACGCCTTCCATCCCTTTCGCTTTCGTTGAAGATGCCCTGGGCTGCCTGCTCAGGCAGGGATACGAGACGGCACCGGTGCTCCAGCAAGCCGGGCTGGTCAGCAATGAAGATGAGCTCGGCCCCGTCACCGCCGAGCAATATGGGGCGTTGTGGCTGGCGATTGCACGCATCACGGACGATGAATTCTTCGGCCTGTCGGCCCGTCCCATGCGCCAGGGCAGCTTCACCTTGCTCTGCCATGCCGTGCTGCATTCGCAGTCGCTGGGGCAGGCCTTGCGCCGGGCATTGCGCTTCCTGCGCATCGTGCTCGATGAGCCCTATGGCGAACTGCACGTCGAGGACGGCAAGGCGCACATCATCCTGATCAAGAACAGATCGCCCTATCCCGCCTTCGCCTATCGGACGTTTCTGCTACTGCTGCTGGGACTGGCCTGCTGGCTGGTGGGCCGGCGCATTCCCTTGCAGCGCATCGACTTTTCTTGCGCGCTGCCGGAAGGACGGCCGGATTACCTGGAATTCTTCGGGGTGCCCGTCAACTTCAACAAGCCGCGCTGCTGCCTGAGCTTCGATGCCGTCTACCTGGACCTTCCGGTGATCCGCTCCGACATCGCCCTGAAGCCCTTCCTGCGCGATGTCCCGGCCAACCTGTTGGTGCGCTATCGCCACGACACCGGATGGGTGACCCGGCTGCGCGACTGCCTGAAGCAATCCTCCCCCACCGACTGGCCGGACTTCGACGTGATTGCCGAACGGTTCGAGGTGTCGCCGGCAACGCTGCGACGGCGACTGCGTGATGAAGGACAGAGCTATGCCTCGCTCAAGGATGAAATACGCAGTGGCCTGGCGCAGGCGCTGCTGGGCAAGAATGAGTTGAGCGTGGCGCAGATTTCCACCCAACTGGGTTTCACCGAACCCAGTGCCTTCCACCGGGCCTTCAGGAAATGGACCGGGAAAAGTCCGGGGGCCTTTCGCCGCGACTTGCTGCAGATCAGGGTCGGCGATCGCGTCGGAGCATGA
- a CDS encoding GlxA family transcriptional regulator gives MHHIGYLLTDGFQIMGLATQSVFEYANKVAGEDFYALHNFSVAGGSVFSSLGMSITTTPASQADHMDSWMICGVADPLASPASPDERSFLQRTGKSARRIAAICTGGFVLAEAGLLAKRRATTHWFFAREMQARFPEIQVEHDRIYIVDGPIWTSAGMTAGLDMALAMVAKDLGEEVARGVAHKLVMHQHRTGGQTQHSEMLALAPKTDRIQNALNYARKNLMRPLTVEELAEEANLSPRQFSRVFSAETGLSPSKAIEGLRLEAARLMIEQSRHSLEVIARETGFRDRRHMREVFIRGYGVAPQMMRREGRA, from the coding sequence ATGCACCACATCGGCTATTTGCTGACCGACGGTTTCCAGATCATGGGCCTGGCCACGCAGAGCGTCTTCGAATATGCCAACAAGGTCGCCGGCGAGGATTTCTATGCCTTGCACAATTTCTCGGTGGCCGGTGGCAGTGTGTTTTCCTCGCTGGGCATGTCCATCACCACCACTCCGGCGTCGCAAGCCGATCATATGGACAGCTGGATGATCTGCGGCGTGGCCGACCCGCTGGCCTCACCCGCCAGCCCGGATGAACGCAGCTTCCTGCAGCGCACCGGCAAGAGTGCCCGGCGCATCGCCGCTATCTGCACCGGTGGCTTCGTGCTGGCCGAAGCGGGCCTGCTGGCCAAGCGCCGTGCCACCACGCACTGGTTCTTTGCACGCGAGATGCAGGCGCGGTTTCCCGAGATCCAGGTCGAGCACGACCGTATCTATATCGTCGATGGTCCCATCTGGACTTCGGCCGGCATGACCGCTGGCCTGGACATGGCCCTGGCCATGGTGGCCAAGGACCTGGGCGAGGAGGTGGCGCGCGGCGTGGCGCACAAGCTGGTGATGCACCAGCACCGCACCGGCGGCCAGACCCAGCATTCGGAAATGCTGGCGCTGGCGCCCAAGACCGATCGCATCCAGAACGCCTTGAACTATGCCCGCAAGAACCTGATGCGCCCGCTGACGGTGGAAGAATTGGCCGAGGAAGCCAACTTGAGTCCGCGCCAGTTCAGCCGCGTCTTTTCGGCCGAGACCGGCTTGTCACCTTCCAAGGCCATCGAGGGACTGCGGCTGGAGGCGGCGCGTTTGATGATCGAGCAGAGCCGGCATTCGCTGGAAGTGATCGCCCGCGAAACCGGGTTCCGGGATCGGCGCCACATGCGCGAAGTGTTCATACGGGGGTATGGGGTGGCGCCGCAGATGATGAGACGGGAAGGGCGCGCCTGA
- a CDS encoding MSMEG_0569 family flavin-dependent oxidoreductase, which produces MHTQEQGAVRHHSVIIIGGGQAGLSMSWYLKRSGVDHLVLEKHQVGHAWRNERWDTFCLVTPNWQCNLPGYPYRGDDPYGFMKKDEIVDYLDGFVASFDPPVREGVTVNKLWRDGARWRISASDGQYAADQVVVAVGGYHIPVVPRAAERLPQHIVQLHSSQYLNPQSLPAGEVLVVGTGQSGCQIAEDLHLAGRRVHLGVGDAPRVARSYRGKDVVEWLDKMKYYDLPVDQHPLGTGVREKTNHYVTGRDGGHDIDLRKFALEGMQLYGKFEALEGEVARFGGGLKAYLDDADAVSESIKDSIDKFIAANQIDAPSEARYVPLWQPESDAPRTLDLRAAGISAVVWCIGFRTDFSWINEPIFDGRGYPGHERGVTAASGLYFLGLPWQYTWGSGRFSGIDRDARYLFEHISAIRAQAGQSVLSQAA; this is translated from the coding sequence ATGCATACCCAAGAGCAAGGCGCCGTGCGCCACCATAGCGTCATCATCATCGGCGGCGGCCAGGCCGGCCTGTCCATGAGCTGGTATCTGAAGCGCTCTGGCGTCGATCACCTGGTGCTGGAAAAACACCAGGTCGGCCATGCCTGGCGCAACGAGCGCTGGGATACTTTTTGCCTGGTCACCCCCAACTGGCAGTGCAATCTGCCGGGTTATCCGTATCGCGGCGACGACCCCTATGGTTTCATGAAGAAGGATGAAATCGTCGACTACCTGGATGGTTTCGTCGCCAGCTTCGATCCCCCCGTGCGCGAGGGCGTGACGGTCAACAAGCTCTGGCGCGACGGCGCGCGGTGGCGCATCAGTGCCAGCGATGGCCAGTATGCCGCCGACCAGGTGGTGGTGGCCGTGGGCGGCTATCACATCCCGGTGGTGCCGCGTGCGGCCGAGCGTCTGCCGCAGCACATCGTGCAGCTCCACTCCAGCCAATACCTCAACCCGCAATCGCTGCCCGCGGGCGAGGTACTGGTGGTGGGCACCGGTCAATCCGGTTGCCAGATCGCCGAAGACCTGCACCTGGCTGGCCGCCGCGTGCACCTGGGCGTGGGCGATGCACCGCGTGTGGCGCGCAGCTATCGCGGCAAGGATGTGGTGGAGTGGCTGGACAAGATGAAGTACTACGATCTGCCGGTGGACCAGCATCCGCTGGGTACCGGTGTGCGCGAGAAGACCAATCACTACGTCACCGGCCGCGATGGCGGGCATGACATCGACCTGCGCAAGTTCGCCCTGGAAGGAATGCAGCTCTATGGCAAGTTCGAGGCGCTGGAAGGAGAGGTGGCACGTTTCGGGGGCGGCCTCAAGGCTTACCTGGATGATGCTGATGCGGTTTCCGAAAGCATCAAGGACAGCATCGACAAATTCATCGCCGCCAACCAGATCGATGCCCCCAGCGAGGCGCGCTACGTGCCGCTCTGGCAACCCGAGTCGGACGCGCCACGCACGCTGGACCTGCGCGCGGCAGGCATTTCGGCGGTGGTGTGGTGCATTGGTTTTCGTACCGATTTCAGCTGGATCAATGAACCGATCTTCGATGGTCGCGGCTATCCCGGCCACGAGCGTGGTGTCACGGCAGCGTCGGGCCTGTATTTTCTCGGGCTGCCGTGGCAATACACCTGGGGCTCGGGACGTTTCTCGGGCATCGACCGCGATGCGCGCTATCTGTTCGAGCACATCAGTGCCATACGGGCACAGGCCGGCCAGTCGGTGCTGTCGCAGGCGGCCTGA
- a CDS encoding MSMEG_0570 family nitrogen starvation response protein: protein MPEMHFRVRWPDDTVSDCYSPSLVVKEHLEAGRSYALADFVERSATALNIGSERVRQKYGFACSSAMDQLRRIEETAARFEGAADARVVVESFLP, encoded by the coding sequence ATGCCTGAAATGCACTTTCGTGTCCGCTGGCCGGACGACACCGTCAGCGATTGCTATTCGCCCTCGCTGGTGGTCAAGGAACACCTGGAGGCCGGGCGCAGCTATGCGCTGGCCGACTTCGTCGAACGCAGTGCCACGGCCTTGAACATCGGTAGCGAGCGCGTGCGCCAGAAGTATGGCTTTGCCTGCTCCTCGGCCATGGACCAGTTGCGCCGCATCGAAGAGACCGCGGCCCGCTTCGAGGGGGCCGCCGATGCCCGGGTGGTGGTCGAATCCTTCCTGCCCTGA
- a CDS encoding MSMEG_0565 family glycosyltransferase, whose product MSALRQSLKIAMLTHSVNPRGGVVHALQLAEGLQALGHETTLLAPDAAGKGLFRRAACHFHPVPGALHSADIADMVRLRIEDYLRCFAQPGMTDFDLYHAQDSISANALATLTERGMIAGYVRTVHHLDQFEDSRLHRWQERGYRAADRVLCVSRTWQEILRREHGVQAELVSNGVDTQRYTPQGSHRDAVLRAQLGLDGTPLLLAVGGVEPRKNTLGILRAFVRLRRVYPQAQLVIAGGASVLDHAAYQQQFQLEWQAAGLPAGALRILGQVADVDMPALFRCADALVFPSLKEGFGLVVLEAMASGVPVVVSRRAPFTEYLDGDCCAWVDPQDPAAIAAGIAHALNPTVRASMIAAGSRVCADFSWMRSAQRHVNLYNDYLGCRAPAASFCEEHHA is encoded by the coding sequence ATGAGCGCATTAAGACAGAGCTTGAAGATTGCCATGCTGACCCACTCGGTCAATCCGCGCGGCGGCGTGGTGCACGCCTTGCAGCTGGCCGAAGGCTTGCAGGCGCTGGGCCATGAAACCACGCTATTGGCGCCTGATGCCGCTGGTAAGGGCTTGTTCCGGCGCGCGGCCTGCCACTTCCATCCAGTACCGGGGGCGTTACATAGCGCGGATATCGCCGACATGGTGCGCTTGCGCATCGAGGACTACCTGCGCTGCTTCGCTCAGCCTGGCATGACGGACTTCGACCTCTATCACGCCCAGGACTCCATCAGTGCCAATGCACTGGCCACGCTCACCGAGCGCGGGATGATCGCCGGCTATGTGCGCACCGTGCATCACCTCGACCAGTTCGAGGATAGCCGTCTGCATCGCTGGCAGGAGCGCGGCTATCGCGCCGCTGACCGCGTGCTGTGCGTGAGCCGTACCTGGCAGGAGATCCTGCGACGCGAACATGGTGTGCAGGCCGAGCTGGTTTCCAATGGCGTCGATACGCAGCGCTATACGCCGCAAGGCAGCCACCGTGACGCCGTCCTGCGCGCGCAACTGGGCCTGGACGGCACACCGTTGCTGCTGGCTGTGGGCGGGGTGGAGCCACGCAAGAATACGCTGGGCATCCTGCGTGCCTTTGTGCGACTGCGCCGGGTCTATCCGCAGGCGCAACTGGTCATCGCGGGTGGGGCCAGCGTGCTGGATCACGCCGCCTATCAGCAGCAGTTCCAGCTGGAGTGGCAGGCTGCTGGCTTGCCGGCGGGCGCGCTGCGCATCCTGGGGCAGGTGGCCGATGTCGACATGCCGGCGTTGTTCCGTTGCGCCGATGCGCTGGTGTTTCCTTCGCTCAAGGAAGGTTTCGGATTGGTGGTGCTGGAAGCCATGGCCAGTGGCGTGCCGGTGGTGGTCTCGCGCCGTGCGCCCTTTACCGAATACCTCGATGGCGACTGCTGCGCCTGGGTCGATCCCCAGGACCCGGCCGCCATTGCCGCCGGGATCGCCCACGCTCTCAACCCTACCGTGCGCGCCAGCATGATCGCCGCCGGCAGTCGGGTGTGCGCGGACTTTTCCTGGATGCGCTCGGCTCAGCGCCATGTGAATCTTTATAACGACTATCTCGGCTGCCGCGCCCCGGCAGCCTCATTTTGCGAGGAACACCATGCCTGA
- a CDS encoding sll0787 family AIR synthase-like protein, translating to MNARDPAPTLAQIVEHLRSARGIAHKRDIDGVMQTLDMALPIRHQGHTLAVGDDCAAIPDGDGYLLFAIEGFINEFVEQQPWFAGYCGVMVNVSDIYAMGGRPLAVVDALWSRGGEAARPVLEGLAEAARVYGVPLVGGHSNARNDREQLSVAIMGRARRLLTSFDARSGEHLVAAIDLRGRYQHPYAYWNASTGAGAERLRADLELLPSLAEEGLVSAAKDISMAGVIGTALMLLECSDKGACIELDAIPRPPESDADLLRWLTAFPSYGFLLSVADAHLPEVLARFTRRGIAAASIGRIDDSRQLTLARQGQQWPFWNLDQEALIGCGPRKVT from the coding sequence ATGAACGCCCGTGACCCGGCGCCCACGCTGGCGCAGATCGTCGAGCACTTGCGCAGCGCACGCGGCATCGCCCACAAGCGCGATATCGACGGGGTGATGCAGACGCTGGACATGGCGCTACCGATCCGGCACCAGGGCCATACCCTGGCCGTGGGCGACGATTGCGCGGCCATCCCCGATGGCGATGGCTACCTGCTCTTTGCCATCGAGGGCTTCATCAACGAATTCGTGGAGCAGCAGCCGTGGTTTGCCGGTTATTGCGGGGTGATGGTCAACGTCAGCGACATCTATGCCATGGGGGGCCGTCCGCTGGCCGTGGTGGATGCCCTGTGGAGCCGGGGCGGTGAGGCCGCACGGCCGGTGCTGGAAGGGCTGGCCGAGGCGGCGCGGGTGTATGGCGTGCCGCTGGTGGGCGGTCACAGCAATGCCCGCAATGACCGCGAGCAATTGTCGGTGGCCATCATGGGCCGTGCCAGGCGGCTGTTGACCAGCTTTGATGCGCGCAGTGGTGAACATCTGGTGGCGGCCATCGATCTGCGCGGGCGCTACCAGCATCCTTATGCCTACTGGAACGCCAGCACCGGGGCGGGCGCCGAGCGCTTGCGTGCCGATCTGGAATTGCTGCCCTCGCTGGCCGAAGAAGGCCTGGTCAGTGCCGCCAAGGACATCAGCATGGCCGGCGTCATCGGCACCGCGTTGATGTTGCTGGAGTGCTCCGACAAGGGCGCGTGCATCGAGCTCGATGCCATCCCGCGTCCGCCGGAATCTGACGCCGACTTGCTGCGCTGGCTGACGGCCTTCCCCAGCTATGGCTTCCTGTTGAGCGTGGCCGATGCGCATCTGCCGGAGGTACTGGCGCGCTTTACCCGGCGCGGCATTGCGGCGGCCTCCATCGGTCGCATCGACGACAGCCGCCAGTTGACGCTGGCGCGGCAGGGGCAGCAATGGCCGTTCTGGAACCTGGATCAAGAAGCGCTGATCGGCTGCGGCCCGCGCAAGGTGACCTGA
- a CDS encoding MSMEG_0567/Sll0786 family nitrogen starvation N-acetyltransferase, with amino-acid sequence MSDVIESTTALVQKTPAPLAPAQGVRIKLALEPWERESARRLRRDVFCTEQGVFQDDDADAIDAIAMPIVAVMEGGDGSRMVVGTVRIHESAPGVWHGSRLAVAQHARRIGAVGSGLIKLAVCTAHAHGCHTFLAQVQSQNAPLFQRLHWHTLSEIEVHGLPHHLMQAELDFYPPISDGEQGFLVQPRQEPQP; translated from the coding sequence ATGAGTGACGTGATCGAGAGCACGACAGCACTGGTGCAGAAAACGCCAGCGCCGCTGGCGCCGGCCCAGGGCGTGCGCATCAAGCTGGCGCTGGAGCCCTGGGAGCGCGAATCCGCGCGTCGTTTGCGGCGTGACGTTTTCTGCACCGAGCAGGGCGTGTTCCAGGATGATGATGCCGATGCCATCGACGCCATCGCGATGCCCATCGTGGCGGTGATGGAGGGCGGCGATGGTAGCCGTATGGTGGTCGGCACCGTGCGCATCCATGAATCGGCGCCGGGTGTGTGGCATGGCTCGCGGCTGGCCGTGGCGCAACATGCGCGGCGCATCGGTGCGGTGGGCAGCGGCTTGATCAAGCTGGCCGTCTGCACGGCCCATGCCCATGGCTGCCACACCTTCCTGGCCCAGGTGCAGAGCCAGAATGCGCCGTTGTTCCAGCGTCTGCACTGGCATACCCTGTCTGAAATCGAGGTGCATGGCTTGCCTCATCATCTGATGCAGGCCGAGCTGGATTTCTATCCGCCCATCAGCGACGGCGAGCAGGGTTTCCTGGTGCAGCCACGCCAGGAGCCACAGCCATGA
- a CDS encoding MSMEG_0568 family radical SAM protein gives MELISELQSLGLRLDDPTAGAQSRRGGAGPSDHKAVTVDGHTVMIPVHTAGAWSSPYVATQPGADGAARILRDGVEVGVVSFPRQPRFYKMQTFDGIPYGKIATLHGADVLATTILQSCIRYESRRKSCQFCAIGQSLAAGRTILRKTPEQLGEVARAAVLLDGVKHMVMTTGTPNATDRGAQLLCESAFGVKSAVNLPIQGQCEPPDDNAWFRRMSDAGIDTLGMHLEAVTPEVRKRIMPGKATVPVERYLEAFAAAVEVFGRGQVSTYILAGLGDSDDAILRMSEQLIALGVYPFVVPFVPISGTPLEDHPAPDGAAMRRLLAPLAAMLDSAGMRAADAKAGCGKCGACSSLSSFERK, from the coding sequence ATGGAGCTGATCTCGGAACTGCAATCCTTAGGGCTGCGTCTTGACGATCCCACTGCCGGCGCACAAAGCCGGCGCGGCGGGGCCGGTCCCTCGGACCACAAGGCGGTAACCGTCGATGGTCATACCGTGATGATTCCGGTGCATACCGCCGGGGCCTGGTCCTCGCCCTACGTGGCGACCCAGCCGGGCGCCGATGGTGCTGCGCGCATCCTGCGTGACGGGGTGGAGGTGGGCGTGGTGTCCTTCCCGCGGCAGCCGCGTTTCTACAAGATGCAGACCTTCGATGGCATCCCCTACGGCAAGATCGCCACCCTGCACGGGGCCGATGTGCTGGCCACCACCATCCTGCAAAGCTGCATCCGCTACGAGAGCCGCCGCAAGTCCTGCCAGTTCTGCGCCATCGGCCAGTCGCTGGCAGCCGGTCGCACCATCCTGCGCAAGACCCCCGAGCAACTGGGCGAGGTGGCGCGGGCAGCGGTGCTGCTGGATGGCGTCAAGCACATGGTCATGACCACCGGCACCCCCAACGCCACCGACCGCGGCGCGCAACTGCTGTGCGAGAGTGCCTTCGGCGTGAAGTCGGCCGTGAACCTGCCGATCCAGGGCCAGTGCGAGCCCCCGGACGACAACGCCTGGTTCCGGCGCATGTCCGATGCCGGCATCGATACCCTGGGGATGCATCTGGAAGCGGTCACCCCCGAGGTGCGCAAGCGCATCATGCCGGGCAAGGCCACGGTCCCGGTCGAACGTTACCTGGAAGCCTTCGCCGCTGCCGTCGAGGTGTTCGGCCGCGGGCAGGTCAGCACCTACATCCTGGCCGGCCTGGGCGACAGCGACGACGCCATCCTGCGCATGAGCGAACAGTTGATTGCGCTGGGTGTGTATCCCTTCGTGGTGCCTTTCGTGCCGATCTCCGGCACGCCCCTGGAAGATCATCCTGCACCGGATGGCGCGGCCATGCGCCGTCTGCTGGCGCCGCTGGCCGCCATGCTGGACAGTGCCGGGATGCGCGCCGCAGATGCCAAGGCCGGTTGCGGCAAATGCGGGGCTTGCTCTTCGCTGTCTTCCTTCGAAAGGAAATGA
- a CDS encoding Nit6803 family nitrilase, with amino-acid sequence MSINKRTVRAAAVQIAPDLDSADGTVAKVCEAIAQAAAQGAELVVFPETFVPYYPYFSFVRPPFAAGPEHLLLYERAVELPGPVTQAVSAAARQHGTVVVLGVNERDHGTLYNTQLVFDADGELVLKRRKITPTYHERMIWGQGDASGLKVVPTAVGRLGALACWEHYNPLARYSLMAQHEEIHCAQFPGSMVGQIFADQMEVTLRHHALESGCFVVNATGWLTDAQIAAIEPDPKAQKALRGGCCTAIVSPEGKLLAEPLRSGEGILVADLEMELVTKRKRMMDSVGHYARPELLHLVIDDRPAAPMASLFPQPVASPVTSSFARSHHADNRHPVASPAGEPQGSHGADLGTAILRAAS; translated from the coding sequence ATGAGTATCAACAAGAGAACGGTACGGGCAGCAGCGGTACAGATCGCGCCCGACCTCGACAGCGCAGACGGCACCGTGGCCAAGGTATGCGAGGCCATCGCACAGGCTGCCGCACAAGGAGCGGAACTGGTGGTGTTTCCCGAAACCTTCGTTCCCTACTATCCGTACTTCTCGTTCGTGCGGCCACCCTTCGCTGCGGGGCCGGAGCATCTACTGCTCTATGAGCGCGCGGTGGAGCTGCCCGGCCCGGTCACCCAGGCCGTCTCTGCCGCGGCTCGGCAGCACGGCACGGTGGTCGTGCTGGGCGTCAATGAGCGCGACCACGGCACGCTCTACAACACGCAACTGGTGTTCGATGCCGATGGCGAGCTGGTGTTGAAGCGTCGCAAGATCACGCCGACCTATCACGAACGCATGATCTGGGGGCAGGGCGATGCCAGTGGCCTGAAGGTGGTGCCTACTGCAGTGGGACGGCTGGGCGCGCTGGCCTGCTGGGAACACTACAACCCGCTGGCGCGCTACAGCCTCATGGCGCAGCACGAGGAAATCCACTGCGCGCAATTCCCTGGTTCCATGGTGGGACAGATCTTTGCCGATCAGATGGAAGTCACTCTGCGTCACCATGCGCTGGAATCGGGCTGTTTCGTGGTCAATGCCACTGGCTGGCTCACCGATGCCCAGATCGCTGCCATCGAACCCGATCCCAAGGCGCAAAAGGCGCTGCGCGGCGGCTGCTGTACTGCCATCGTCTCGCCCGAGGGCAAGCTCTTGGCCGAGCCGCTGCGCAGTGGCGAGGGCATCCTGGTGGCCGACCTGGAGATGGAACTGGTCACCAAGCGCAAGCGCATGATGGATTCGGTGGGCCACTATGCGCGCCCCGAACTGCTGCACCTGGTGATCGATGATCGCCCCGCTGCGCCCATGGCGTCGCTGTTCCCGCAACCAGTCGCTTCTCCTGTCACTTCTTCTTTCGCGAGGTCTCATCATGCAGACAACCGTCATCCAGTTGCATCCCCCGCTGGCGAGCCGCAAGGCTCCCATGGAGCTGATCTCGGAACTGCAATCCTTAGGGCTGCGTCTTGA